A window of Sulfurovum riftiae contains these coding sequences:
- the mshL gene encoding pilus (MSHA type) biogenesis protein MshL: MKTIRNKGVKFIVVCAMLIGFTNSVVAGSCSTKLFSVTIDSKLSIGDVIENLADTCDLTVTVKDDAAKKRMNKKLYYVKLKNSTLKGFLNTILKDNDLYYTLKGNKLTISYLITRTFKIHYISGQRIGKSNANVTIANAANSTGGGQGSIGGGDSGQNGTNSMTRTGISIESNDEFKFWQTVETEIHRILIGAADGSTHYTRTGDSWTGPDGQVWEYNPLAPIVNPEAGMVTVTGTARQINRVARYISALTKQIKTQVLIDVRILAVKFDDSRTTGVDWSQLYGLQNFAVDSLMMAQKNVASYTFDTLTGITDATFAPNTEPRNARVTQLTGSANINEVVKFLATQGDVKAISSPRVMTLNNQPALISVGKELFYKIKSTSALGTGNNANTAEGEIVDSVFAGILLDITPEIGSNGVITLKINPSISETIDDVSSQVGTRNIPPDLIRRQIASVVKVKDGEHAILGGLITSSTGTKINKVPLLGDIPLLEYAFKHEEKINRVEELVLIITPHIIKTSKSVTLKDLGYSKLNEK, translated from the coding sequence ATGAAAACAATACGAAACAAGGGAGTGAAGTTCATTGTAGTATGTGCAATGCTCATTGGATTTACAAACAGCGTGGTGGCAGGAAGCTGTTCGACGAAACTTTTTTCAGTCACGATCGATAGCAAGCTCAGTATCGGGGATGTGATAGAGAACCTGGCGGATACATGTGACCTAACAGTCACAGTGAAGGATGATGCAGCCAAAAAAAGAATGAATAAAAAGCTCTATTATGTCAAGCTGAAGAACAGTACATTAAAAGGGTTCTTGAATACGATCCTGAAAGATAACGATCTGTACTATACCCTGAAAGGGAACAAACTGACAATCTCTTACCTGATCACCAGAACATTCAAGATCCATTATATTTCCGGTCAGAGAATTGGTAAAAGTAATGCGAATGTCACCATTGCCAATGCTGCGAACTCTACAGGAGGCGGGCAAGGATCGATAGGTGGCGGTGACAGTGGACAAAATGGTACGAATAGTATGACAAGAACCGGTATATCCATCGAAAGCAATGACGAGTTCAAATTCTGGCAGACCGTTGAAACTGAAATTCACCGTATCCTTATTGGTGCAGCTGATGGCAGTACACATTATACCAGAACAGGTGATAGCTGGACAGGACCTGACGGACAGGTATGGGAATACAATCCGCTTGCACCTATCGTCAATCCGGAAGCGGGTATGGTAACAGTAACAGGAACTGCAAGACAGATCAATAGAGTGGCAAGATATATCAGTGCGTTGACAAAACAGATCAAGACACAGGTACTCATCGATGTCAGGATCCTTGCAGTCAAGTTCGATGACAGTAGAACGACGGGTGTCGATTGGTCACAGCTCTATGGTCTGCAGAACTTTGCAGTGGATTCTTTGATGATGGCACAGAAAAATGTTGCTTCCTATACATTTGATACGTTGACCGGTATTACAGATGCAACATTTGCACCAAATACTGAACCGAGAAATGCTCGTGTAACCCAACTTACGGGTTCAGCAAATATTAATGAGGTGGTCAAGTTCCTTGCGACACAGGGTGATGTCAAGGCAATCTCCAGCCCGAGGGTCATGACACTGAACAATCAGCCTGCCTTGATCTCTGTGGGTAAAGAGTTGTTCTACAAGATCAAGTCAACCAGTGCATTGGGTACAGGTAACAATGCCAATACGGCTGAAGGTGAGATCGTGGATTCCGTCTTTGCAGGTATCCTGCTTGACATTACACCTGAGATCGGGAGTAATGGTGTTATCACCTTGAAGATCAATCCATCTATCTCCGAAACGATTGATGATGTAAGCTCACAGGTTGGAACAAGAAACATCCCGCCTGATCTTATCAGAAGACAGATCGCTTCTGTTGTCAAAGTAAAAGATGGTGAACATGCGATCTTGGGTGGTCTGATCACATCAAGTACAGGTACAAAGATCAATAAAGTACCTCTGTTGGGAGACATTCCGCTTTTGGAATATGCCTTCAAGCATGAAGAGAAGATCAACAGAGTTGAGGAATTGGTACTTATCATCACACCTCATATCATTAAAACGTCCAAGTCTGTCACTTTGAAAGACCTGGGATATTCAAAGCTCAATGAAAAGTAG
- a CDS encoding ATP-binding protein: MKSRYESAKNVFIDSIDIDDYIELSTSVTAYKQLAHSIDKPLKMILLFGRPGTGKSILLNRIQQKLKYQKEIHYFDTPSLSEKEFFHKLFKVLTGKELPKNTEVNFSALVDFCKNLRGEREIIILLDEAQMYGPGMMEKIRLLSDSRAVKFVVSLHKTENEDLIAKEHFQSRIWEVIELKNANHEDLSNYIHKKLLKKNLFEIANSIKTKDMKMIHTFTKGNFRECNKLLFTIFEICEYYDMNEPAKVNYNKIPKRIIEMAALKLGYIDV, from the coding sequence ATGAAAAGTAGATACGAATCTGCAAAAAATGTATTCATCGATTCGATAGATATCGATGACTACATTGAGTTGAGTACTTCCGTCACTGCATACAAACAGTTAGCACACAGTATAGACAAACCCCTTAAAATGATCCTCCTGTTCGGTCGCCCCGGAACGGGGAAAAGCATTCTGCTGAATCGTATTCAGCAGAAACTGAAGTATCAGAAGGAAATTCATTATTTCGATACCCCGTCCCTCAGCGAAAAAGAGTTTTTTCATAAATTATTTAAAGTACTTACCGGAAAAGAGTTGCCTAAGAATACAGAGGTAAATTTTTCCGCTTTAGTTGATTTTTGTAAGAACTTAAGAGGTGAAAGAGAAATAATCATCCTTTTGGATGAGGCACAGATGTACGGTCCCGGTATGATGGAGAAGATACGTCTTCTTTCGGACAGCAGAGCTGTAAAGTTCGTTGTTTCACTGCATAAAACAGAGAATGAGGATCTGATCGCCAAAGAACACTTTCAGTCTCGTATCTGGGAAGTGATAGAGCTGAAGAATGCCAACCATGAAGACCTGAGCAATTATATACATAAAAAACTGCTTAAAAAAAATCTTTTTGAGATAGCCAACAGTATCAAAACCAAAGATATGAAAATGATACATACCTTTACCAAGGGGAACTTCAGGGAGTGTAACAAACTGCTGTTCACAATATTTGAGATCTGTGAGTATTATGATATGAATGAACCTGCAAAGGTGAATTATAACAAGATTCCCAAACGGATCATAGAGATGGCAGCACTCAAATTGGGATATATAGATGTATGA
- a CDS encoding tetratricopeptide repeat protein, giving the protein MYDIKPLEEEWGKYQKKKRKPYMIIGVLILLAGAGAGALYYTKGIDFLLMERNSTEPKIEKKELAFVENKSLDKLEIEKPEQIAEASETSETSDEIVENLPLSSDRPIRKKPRVKMNIVTTEMPTVKKKVAEKEKPHKRVHLTITETSASSAYKEVAERFRETQDTDDSLFLARTYYNIGQYKKAEYWALQTNNIDSTIEESILIFAKAKAKRGHKNEAIRILSKYIKGSNSPEAKLLLKKIKKGKL; this is encoded by the coding sequence ATGTATGATATCAAACCTTTAGAGGAAGAGTGGGGAAAATACCAAAAGAAGAAAAGAAAGCCCTATATGATCATAGGTGTGCTTATTCTTCTTGCAGGTGCAGGTGCAGGAGCACTGTACTATACCAAAGGTATAGATTTCCTATTGATGGAGAGGAACAGTACAGAGCCAAAGATCGAAAAGAAAGAACTTGCTTTTGTTGAAAACAAATCTTTGGATAAACTTGAAATCGAAAAACCTGAGCAAATAGCAGAAGCCTCAGAAACCTCAGAAACTTCCGATGAGATCGTTGAGAATCTTCCGCTTTCAAGTGACAGACCGATACGCAAGAAGCCGAGAGTCAAAATGAACATTGTTACCACTGAGATGCCGACAGTAAAGAAAAAGGTGGCAGAAAAAGAGAAACCGCATAAACGTGTACATCTGACCATTACGGAAACATCTGCTTCGAGTGCCTATAAAGAGGTAGCAGAGAGGTTCAGAGAGACACAGGATACGGATGATTCTCTTTTCCTTGCGAGAACATACTATAATATAGGACAATACAAAAAAGCTGAATACTGGGCACTTCAAACCAATAATATTGACAGTACCATAGAAGAAAGTATTCTTATCTTTGCCAAGGCAAAAGCGAAACGAGGGCATAAAAATGAAGCGATCCGTATTCTCTCAAAGTATATCAAAGGTTCGAATTCACCGGAAGCCAAGTTATTGTTGAAAAAAATAAAAAAAGGTAAACTATAA
- a CDS encoding GspE/PulE family protein yields MVKLIEIMLDEGLITKEAISTLVKSRPPKKISFANLVEEKMIDLHTVEIFLAKKIRQGVITLSHLEKIEGIDITPILEEIAKQLNVEYVDLDSTEIDMKLFSKVPYKQLLKFNVIPIEESDLNILVVFDDPLDMAAQDAVQRLFPNKPIKIAIAKPSQIRQHLHRLEINESIKNLIADIRQDLSKEGSLEDEGDESPAVLKLIDIILKSAIFINASDIHVEATEKSCIVRERVDGMLRQSFIFDRDIFNPLASRMKLLSNLDIAERRKPQDGRFSATINKKEFDFRVSTLPTIHGESIVMRILDKTKAMIKLEEAGMSKFCYDRFSNAIKVPYGIVLVTGPTGSGKTTTLYGALNAIKDVKDKIITVEDPVEYQMTGLQQVQVRPNVGLTFATALKSILRQDPDKIMIGEIRDQETLRIAIQAALTGHLVLSTLHTNDAISAVTRILDMGIEEYLVSGALVAIQAQRLVRKICTHCKKEIMLPESVLKGVRQYLPENPVFYAGEGCKECGFSGYLGREMIAEVLPISETLSRMIARNASKEEMTKQAMEEGFVTMFEDGVHKAIEGKTTIEEIYRVARL; encoded by the coding sequence ATGGTCAAATTGATCGAAATAATGTTGGATGAAGGGCTGATAACAAAAGAGGCCATATCAACGCTGGTCAAAAGCCGGCCGCCGAAGAAGATATCTTTTGCCAATCTTGTAGAAGAGAAGATGATCGATCTTCATACAGTAGAGATATTTCTGGCAAAAAAGATAAGGCAGGGTGTCATTACACTCTCCCATCTTGAGAAGATCGAAGGTATCGATATCACACCGATACTCGAAGAGATAGCCAAACAGTTGAATGTGGAATATGTGGATCTGGATTCTACAGAGATCGATATGAAACTTTTCTCTAAGGTTCCCTATAAGCAGCTATTAAAGTTCAATGTGATCCCCATTGAAGAGAGTGACCTGAATATACTGGTGGTATTTGATGATCCTCTTGACATGGCTGCACAGGATGCGGTACAAAGACTTTTTCCCAATAAACCGATCAAGATCGCGATTGCCAAACCCAGTCAGATCCGTCAGCATCTTCACAGACTTGAGATCAATGAAAGTATCAAGAACCTGATCGCAGATATCCGTCAGGATCTGAGTAAGGAAGGGAGCCTTGAGGATGAAGGAGATGAATCGCCGGCTGTTTTGAAACTCATCGATATCATTCTAAAGTCAGCTATCTTTATCAATGCCAGTGATATCCATGTTGAAGCGACAGAGAAGAGCTGTATCGTGAGAGAACGTGTGGACGGTATGTTACGTCAGAGTTTTATCTTTGACAGAGATATCTTCAATCCTCTTGCTTCAAGAATGAAACTGCTTTCCAATCTTGACATTGCGGAGCGAAGAAAACCTCAGGATGGAAGATTTTCTGCAACCATCAATAAAAAAGAGTTCGACTTCAGGGTTTCTACACTGCCGACGATACATGGTGAATCGATTGTTATGAGGATCCTTGACAAGACCAAAGCGATGATAAAGCTTGAAGAGGCAGGTATGAGTAAATTCTGTTATGACAGATTTTCAAACGCCATTAAAGTCCCTTATGGAATTGTCCTGGTCACAGGTCCGACAGGTTCAGGTAAGACAACGACACTTTATGGAGCGCTCAATGCCATTAAAGATGTAAAAGACAAGATCATTACGGTGGAAGACCCTGTCGAATATCAGATGACAGGGCTTCAACAGGTTCAGGTACGCCCCAATGTCGGTTTGACATTTGCAACGGCGCTGAAATCTATTTTGAGACAGGATCCAGACAAGATCATGATCGGGGAAATCAGGGATCAGGAAACCCTTCGTATTGCGATACAGGCAGCCCTTACCGGACACCTGGTCCTCTCTACACTGCATACAAACGATGCCATTTCTGCGGTAACGAGAATATTGGATATGGGTATCGAAGAGTATCTGGTTTCCGGTGCATTGGTCGCGATTCAGGCACAAAGACTTGTCAGAAAGATTTGTACACACTGCAAAAAAGAGATAATGTTGCCGGAGAGTGTTCTTAAAGGGGTAAGGCAGTATCTTCCTGAGAATCCGGTATTTTATGCTGGGGAAGGATGCAAGGAGTGTGGTTTCAGCGGGTATCTGGGAAGAGAGATGATCGCTGAAGTATTGCCAATCAGTGAGACCTTGTCTCGAATGATCGCCAGAAATGCTTCGAAAGAAGAGATGACGAAACAGGCAATGGAAGAAGGTTTCGTCACTATGTTCGAAGACGGTGTACATAAAGCGATTGAAGGAAAAACAACAATTGAAGAAATTTACAGGGTGGCAAGATTATGA
- a CDS encoding type II secretion system F family protein gives MKYFNVTVMERGKKRSELLKAESKMQAVKIAKNKFPAAMVTKAVETAAPVGESFSNILDGVKKSFKTKIPINDKISTIRQIAVMTDAGIPITDTLEDVADNTDNLKLKEIYSKMNSDINAGNSMSEAMEPYVEEFGQVALAMTKLGERTGNIAESYFKLAKILESIRDNTRKFKKAIRTPMITMAAMGIAFTILIMVVVPKFKDIFDKFKTDLPIPTQILLKLEWALSNYGLLILVVFVAMIFGIKYMYQNNMDFRYKMDKLMIHPKFYLINKAIFLSTMHKYNLVFGELVRSGIPVSEALETAVGMVDNLAIKEKLLTVNANIGRGMNLAEAFALTGLYQNMLLQMIKAGEAGGQLDAMLEKVTDYYDMEFQDLIDNLAAYIEPVLLFFIAGLVLLMALGIFMPMWDLGRAVKG, from the coding sequence ATGAAATATTTTAATGTAACGGTAATGGAACGTGGGAAAAAAAGATCGGAATTGCTGAAAGCGGAGAGTAAGATGCAGGCGGTAAAGATCGCCAAGAACAAATTTCCCGCAGCGATGGTTACCAAAGCGGTTGAAACAGCTGCGCCGGTGGGAGAGAGTTTTTCCAATATTTTAGATGGGGTCAAAAAGTCTTTTAAAACGAAGATTCCCATCAACGACAAGATTTCAACGATCCGCCAGATCGCTGTTATGACCGATGCAGGTATTCCTATCACTGATACATTGGAAGATGTGGCAGACAATACGGACAATCTTAAGCTCAAAGAGATATACAGTAAAATGAACAGTGATATTAATGCCGGTAACAGTATGTCGGAAGCTATGGAGCCGTATGTGGAAGAGTTCGGACAGGTCGCGTTGGCCATGACAAAACTGGGAGAGAGAACCGGTAATATTGCAGAATCATACTTCAAGCTGGCAAAGATACTCGAGAGTATCAGGGACAATACAAGAAAATTCAAAAAAGCGATCCGTACACCGATGATCACGATGGCAGCAATGGGTATTGCCTTTACGATCCTTATTATGGTGGTTGTGCCTAAATTCAAAGATATCTTTGATAAGTTCAAAACAGATCTGCCTATCCCGACACAGATACTTTTGAAACTTGAGTGGGCACTCAGCAACTACGGTTTGTTGATCTTGGTTGTTTTTGTTGCTATGATTTTCGGTATAAAATATATGTATCAGAACAATATGGATTTCAGATACAAGATGGACAAACTGATGATCCATCCGAAATTCTACCTGATCAATAAAGCCATCTTCCTCTCCACGATGCATAAGTACAATCTGGTATTCGGTGAATTGGTACGGTCGGGTATTCCTGTTTCCGAAGCCCTTGAAACCGCAGTGGGGATGGTCGACAACCTTGCGATCAAAGAGAAACTGTTGACGGTTAATGCCAATATCGGACGTGGTATGAACCTTGCGGAAGCTTTTGCTTTGACCGGGCTCTATCAGAATATGCTTCTGCAGATGATCAAGGCGGGTGAAGCCGGTGGTCAGCTCGATGCCATGCTTGAGAAGGTAACGGATTATTACGATATGGAGTTTCAGGATCTGATCGACAACCTGGCAGCCTATATCGAACCTGTACTCCTCTTCTTCATTGCAGGACTGGTATTGCTGATGGCACTGGGGATCTTTATGCCGATGTGGGATCTTGGTAGAGCGGTTAAGGGATAA
- the kdsB gene encoding 3-deoxy-manno-octulosonate cytidylyltransferase, protein MIIIPARIGSSRFPNKVLADIGGIPMVVRTAMAVQDIDSVVIATDTQEVIDIAKTHGIEAVMTSNTHKSGTDRIYEAAQKLGLSDDEIVINVQGDEPFIENEVVQAIYDLTKKNAQNDEIMMNSCYKVITNPEADDPNIVKVVTDTDDIALYFSRAKVPYPRDHHFDSYKGHLGIYGFTVRSLQKFCALTPAPLEDIEKLEQLRALHHGYRVAMVEVKTQSFGIDTQEDLEKAVKFHRL, encoded by the coding sequence ATGATCATCATTCCTGCCCGTATCGGTTCCAGCCGTTTCCCTAACAAAGTACTTGCTGATATCGGTGGTATACCCATGGTCGTAAGAACTGCCATGGCCGTACAGGATATTGATTCTGTCGTCATTGCCACCGATACTCAGGAGGTCATAGATATCGCCAAAACCCATGGTATTGAGGCTGTCATGACCTCGAATACACACAAGAGCGGAACGGACCGTATTTATGAAGCAGCACAGAAGCTTGGTCTAAGCGATGATGAGATCGTCATCAATGTACAGGGGGATGAGCCCTTTATAGAGAATGAAGTAGTACAGGCCATCTATGATCTGACCAAAAAAAATGCACAGAATGATGAGATCATGATGAACTCTTGCTACAAAGTGATCACAAATCCGGAAGCCGATGATCCCAATATTGTCAAAGTCGTGACAGATACCGATGATATTGCACTCTATTTCTCACGTGCAAAGGTTCCCTATCCGCGTGATCACCATTTTGACAGTTACAAGGGTCATCTGGGGATATACGGATTTACCGTGCGTTCATTGCAGAAATTCTGTGCACTGACACCTGCCCCTCTTGAAGATATCGAGAAACTTGAACAGCTGCGTGCACTGCATCATGGTTACAGGGTAGCTATGGTCGAAGTGAAGACACAAAGTTTTGGTATCGATACACAGGAAGATCTGGAGAAAGCCGTAAAATTTCACAGGCTGTAG
- the hemH gene encoding ferrochelatase has translation MSKALLLLNMGGPNNIEEVELFLRNMFADEHILTMNPYLRKFIANIIISKRLEDVKENYRLLGGKSPLPELTERLIEKLSMHLDMPIYPAMRYVPPFADKALYACQKNGVEELILFPMYPQYSTTTTLSSVEDIEKRCEEMSYTPKITVVDPYYDDLAYIEASCEKILEAMEGKETKEYDLLLSAHGLPMSIIKAGDPYQNQVEGNVSAIRTYLACKGIEFHDIKLVYQSKVGSSAWLEPNLVDVLRNPRHRKVLIYPLAFTLDNSETVFELDIEHREIAQKLKYEEYIVASCMNDSDKFVEMIVDKVSAAAL, from the coding sequence ATGAGTAAAGCACTGTTACTGCTGAATATGGGCGGACCGAACAATATTGAAGAGGTAGAACTCTTTCTGCGCAACATGTTCGCCGATGAGCATATCTTGACGATGAATCCTTATTTGCGTAAATTCATTGCCAATATCATTATCTCCAAACGCCTTGAGGATGTCAAAGAGAATTACCGCCTGCTTGGCGGGAAGTCACCGCTTCCGGAGTTGACAGAGAGACTCATTGAAAAACTTTCAATGCATCTGGATATGCCGATATACCCGGCAATGCGATATGTGCCGCCGTTTGCGGATAAGGCACTGTATGCCTGTCAGAAAAATGGAGTGGAAGAGCTGATACTTTTCCCCATGTACCCGCAGTACTCGACAACTACGACACTTTCTTCGGTTGAAGATATAGAGAAGCGCTGCGAGGAGATGAGCTACACTCCGAAAATAACCGTGGTAGACCCTTATTATGATGATCTTGCCTACATCGAAGCCAGCTGTGAGAAAATTCTCGAGGCCATGGAAGGTAAGGAGACAAAGGAATATGATCTTCTACTTTCGGCACACGGATTGCCTATGAGTATCATCAAAGCAGGTGATCCTTATCAGAACCAAGTTGAAGGCAATGTCTCAGCGATCAGGACGTATCTGGCATGCAAAGGGATAGAGTTCCATGATATCAAGCTGGTCTACCAGTCGAAGGTAGGCTCTTCTGCCTGGCTGGAACCCAACCTTGTGGATGTACTGCGTAATCCGCGCCACAGAAAAGTACTTATCTACCCTCTGGCATTTACACTGGATAACTCTGAGACAGTCTTTGAACTCGATATTGAGCACAGAGAGATCGCCCAAAAGCTTAAATATGAAGAGTACATCGTTGCTTCATGTATGAATGACAGTGACAAGTTCGTGGAGATGATCGTTGATAAAGTCAGCGCTGCGGCTCTTTAA
- a CDS encoding VanZ family protein: MIKSALRLFKPYWKPLFWIALIGSYIAAILPQDMAPTLGPLSDKWTHFLAFAVLTLLLRLSYRVSSFQTLFLLSFYGVFIELSQYFTPNRCAEMLDVVADMIGIGIGLLLYKFLQSKIDEVY; the protein is encoded by the coding sequence TTGATAAAGTCAGCGCTGCGGCTCTTTAAGCCCTACTGGAAGCCTCTTTTCTGGATAGCACTGATCGGTTCGTACATTGCAGCGATCCTGCCACAGGATATGGCTCCGACTCTGGGACCACTCTCAGACAAATGGACACATTTTCTGGCTTTTGCCGTTCTGACACTGCTTCTCAGGCTCTCCTACCGTGTTTCATCCTTTCAGACACTGTTCCTGCTTTCATTCTACGGAGTGTTCATTGAGCTCTCACAATATTTTACACCCAACCGTTGTGCAGAAATGTTGGATGTGGTGGCAGATATGATCGGCATTGGCATAGGGCTTCTATTGTATAAATTTCTTCAAAGCAAGATCGATGAAGTATATTGA
- a CDS encoding IMPACT family protein produces MKYIDSHYTHTTEVNRSKFIVHLVPILEYEGLQKKLKQEHPKANHMVYALRYLNEFDQVVENSSDDGEPKGCAGVPALNVLRGEELINCAALIVRYFGGIKLGTGGMARAYALAVKNVIQTAALETYVKEIVYNFETTYAEVDRTLYLLKQLEIFSFERLFDVNRVKWEVKASQKKIETLSKKYS; encoded by the coding sequence ATGAAGTATATTGACAGCCATTATACTCATACAACAGAGGTGAACCGTTCGAAATTCATTGTCCACCTGGTACCGATATTAGAATATGAAGGGTTGCAGAAAAAACTGAAACAGGAACATCCCAAAGCCAACCATATGGTCTATGCATTGCGATACCTGAATGAATTTGACCAGGTCGTGGAGAACAGCTCGGATGACGGAGAACCAAAAGGATGTGCCGGAGTACCTGCTCTGAATGTTCTACGTGGCGAAGAGCTTATTAATTGTGCCGCATTAATCGTACGCTACTTCGGCGGTATCAAGTTGGGTACGGGTGGTATGGCAAGAGCCTATGCTCTTGCGGTCAAGAATGTAATACAGACAGCAGCACTGGAAACCTATGTCAAGGAGATCGTTTATAATTTTGAAACAACCTATGCCGAGGTAGACAGAACACTCTATCTTTTGAAACAGTTGGAGATCTTCTCTTTTGAAAGGCTTTTCGATGTCAACAGGGTAAAGTGGGAAGTAAAGGCAAGCCAAAAGAAGATCGAAACACTTTCAAAAAAATACAGCTAA
- a CDS encoding TetR/AcrR family transcriptional regulator gives MKIAEKKALKRESIIQTALQLFSANGFHKTTIPDIAAKLHMSVGNLYNYFSSKDILAQEIIKYTSEVLGEEIKKINMLDVSAKEKIKMIVTVYFTMAEEKPEMIEYFLRVYLSNREVFSDGCDGMVCVSGFITEIMIFFDDAVSSGELRNQDFFSAFGLFMGYLGGMVFLKGEGVLPKEIAYYIDDISRNIYNALKV, from the coding sequence ATGAAAATAGCAGAGAAAAAAGCATTAAAACGTGAATCGATCATTCAGACGGCGTTGCAACTCTTCTCTGCAAATGGTTTTCATAAGACCACCATACCTGATATCGCTGCAAAACTCCATATGAGTGTAGGCAATCTCTATAACTACTTCTCCTCCAAAGATATTCTTGCTCAGGAGATCATTAAATATACTTCCGAAGTGCTTGGCGAGGAGATCAAAAAGATCAATATGCTGGATGTCTCTGCAAAAGAGAAGATCAAAATGATCGTGACGGTCTATTTTACGATGGCAGAAGAGAAACCGGAGATGATAGAGTACTTTCTTCGTGTCTACCTCTCCAACCGGGAAGTTTTCAGCGATGGGTGTGACGGAATGGTGTGTGTGTCGGGATTCATTACGGAGATCATGATCTTTTTTGACGATGCTGTCTCTTCGGGAGAACTGCGGAACCAGGACTTCTTTTCAGCCTTCGGCCTTTTTATGGGTTATCTTGGAGGTATGGTATTTCTTAAAGGTGAGGGTGTGCTTCCCAAAGAGATAGCATACTATATAGATGATATCTCACGCAATATCTACAATGCGCTCAAGGTGTGA
- a CDS encoding hydrogenase — protein MEQQYKPKLLWLQSITCNGNTHSFLNHPELFSILSHFELVHHPVLESSFCMQELIDGILPCDILIIEGAFMEKGYLKSGVEVSSIIEHYADNAKHIISAGTCATFGGIFKQKDPEAISGFCFDEEEKTRRYAKYASKLISLPGCPIHPKWLSYVLLMIANDRKISLDALHRPVELYGYTVHTGCTRNEYFEWKIDAKNFGLKEGCLFYEQGCQGPYTRGSCNKILWNDMSSKTRIGTPCFGCTEPTFPQTELFHTKTNMGIPATMPLGIPRRAYLTLTGVVKSFKIKRFSERLMEYDR, from the coding sequence TTGGAGCAGCAATACAAGCCCAAGCTTCTTTGGCTGCAATCCATTACCTGTAATGGAAATACACACTCTTTTCTGAACCATCCTGAACTTTTCTCCATTCTTTCGCATTTTGAGCTGGTGCACCATCCTGTACTTGAAAGCAGTTTCTGTATGCAGGAGCTTATTGACGGTATTCTTCCCTGTGACATTCTGATCATAGAAGGTGCTTTCATGGAAAAAGGCTATTTGAAGAGTGGTGTAGAGGTTTCAAGTATCATAGAACATTACGCAGACAACGCGAAACATATCATCTCTGCAGGGACCTGTGCCACGTTCGGCGGTATTTTCAAACAGAAGGATCCTGAAGCGATCTCCGGTTTCTGCTTTGATGAAGAGGAGAAGACCAGAAGATATGCTAAATACGCTTCCAAGCTGATCTCCCTACCGGGATGTCCTATACATCCCAAGTGGCTCTCCTATGTACTTTTGATGATCGCCAATGACAGAAAGATAAGTCTGGATGCGCTGCATCGTCCTGTAGAGCTTTACGGGTATACAGTGCATACAGGCTGTACGAGAAATGAATATTTCGAGTGGAAGATCGATGCAAAGAATTTTGGGCTCAAAGAGGGGTGCCTCTTCTATGAACAGGGATGTCAGGGGCCTTATACCAGAGGAAGCTGTAACAAGATACTCTGGAATGATATGTCTTCAAAGACACGTATAGGAACACCCTGTTTTGGCTGTACGGAACCCACTTTCCCCCAAACAGAGCTCTTTCATACCAAAACCAATATGGGTATCCCTGCAACGATGCCTCTTGGCATACCAAGACGTGCCTACCTGACGCTGACAGGCGTGGTTAAAAGCTTCAAGATAAAGCGTTTCAGTGAACGTCTGATGGAGTATGATAGATGA